The Capsicum annuum cultivar UCD-10X-F1 chromosome 1, UCD10Xv1.1, whole genome shotgun sequence sequence CACAAGACGAGACAAAGTAGGTGTTTGGCCATAGATCcaaatattttctcattttttaaaaaaacaattatGGAGTTGGAGATGAAGACGGAGTTAAAagggcagctcggtgcactaagctcccgcaCAGACGGAGTTAAatgggcagcccggtgcactaagctTTAACTCcgtcttcaactccaactccataatttttaaaaaaaaaatgagaaatatttggaATCTATGGCTAAACGCCTACTGTGTTTGGTTATACTTTTTGCAAAGAATATCTGGAATAATATCCATGCACGACTGTACTTAAATACAACTTCATAAGTTGAAAGTGAGTTGGAAAACATGTTATAACTTGCTTTCCAAATTTGAAATACAGCTTTAAGTTGGATTGAAATTTAAATGGCCAAACACTGGTTCTCAAATCAAGTGAAAAATTATTCCGGGAAAAACTGAataaattttatggccaaacgggcaCAAAATTTAGGATAATATTATGAAGGCGCGCAAGTAAACAAACCTTTCTTCTATTTAAGATCCTAACTAAAACCTCAACTAGGCTTGAACGATTCGGATCCCAGCATGAATCTGTCTAGAGTCCTCCGACGCAAAACAGAACTTGAgataaacaaatacaaatacatcaaaagaaaagaatgattcTTATGTTGTTAATAGGTTAATCATACAGGATCATTTCAATCTACCCATCCACCGCTTCATCTTACATGGGTTGATCAGCAATATAATTCCtttttttgataatcaaatcagcAATATAATTCCTCATGACTACTCTTCAAACACAAATAACCAAAGACTTGAAAATTGAGTTGCATTGAATGTGGTAAAATATTTCTGACCAGGAAAAATGGAAAGAATGCATCTCACTCACTTCTGCAGCTTTCCATTCCAAAGAGGTTATACTTAACCAGATCTTGATGTTCATATGAAGGGATAGCTACACTTAAGACTGAAAAACAAATGAGATAGGTCCCTAGAATCTTCTCCTTGAACAACTTATTCCTCAAGCACTATGTTCATTATTTGTTTACCTATCACGTTCTTTtcttataaaattttttataaaaaaagttaaCGTGGACGCtacatgaagaagaagagaagatgcTCAGTGGATTAAGAATGGATAGAGAAATCTTCCACAGCAATAATCAGATTAACGAGATTATTCAATAACCTCATCATTGCACCTCCATTTCTTATATCAAATTATGCAAAACACACAAACATACAAACaggagaaagagaaaatgaaaccCTAGATTGAAAGTTAAAAGAGAGCGTCAAAACAGAGTCCGTAATATATAAAATGAACACTCTTCACCACTGAGCTGCAACACTCGATTTTTTCTTATATGATGACTATATTGGAGAGAAATCCTTCTTCTCTCATCATTTCATAGATTCTACTCCCTTTTTATTGACATCAGAAGAAATTTATCATGACGACATGTTTTCACAAGATGCGTGCATAGTTTACAAGGACACTCCTGCAAGTCAAGTCTAAGGACAGCAGAACTAATGTATTGAACTCGCCACCACTGTCACCTAATGCATTTCTTTACCGAAAGCATTCTATGTAGTGAACGAATAGCAGCAAAAAAACAACACATGTGGAGACCAAATATTAGAATAACAAAATCAGACAATATTCAAGGAATCTAAGAATCATGCCCTAAGGAGTCTAGGTAGGCCGCACAGGTGATGCAGACCTCCTgcttcattccttctattttGAACTCCTAACCCTCACTTCAGCTGAACTTTGTGGATCCTGGTCATGATCCAGTCTAATACCCCTTTGCCACAAAAGGGAACTTGAGATCAACAAATCCAAATACACCTAAGAGATAAATGATCCTTGTGTTATCATTCAGTTAATCACAGAGGATCTTCTCAATGTTTCTCCCTTCATTTCATATGCATTCAGCGCTAAATCCAGTTTCTGATGATTCTTCCCCAAAAACCAAGTTCTAGGTGACTTAAACGTGCACATGCATCAAACTTACCCTTACCAATGATCATAAATGAAGCAATATCCCCACTTATAGTCGACTCTAGCTTATCCTTTTGGTTATCTAGTGTGGGANNNNNNNNNNNNNNNNNNNNNNNNNNNNNNNNNNNNNNNNNNNNNNNNNNNNNNNNNNNNNNNNNNNNNNNNNNNNNNNNNNNNNNNNNNNNNNNNNNNNNNNNNNNNNNNNNNNNNNNNNNNNNNNNNNNNNNNNNNNNNNNNNNNNNNNNNNNNNNNNNNNNNNNNNNNNNNNNNNNNNNNNNNNNNNNNNNNNNNNNNNNNNNNNNNNNNNNNNNNNNNNNNNNNNNNNNNNNNNNNNNNNNNNNNNNNNNNNNNNNNNNNNNNNNNNNNNNNNNNNNNNNNNNNNNNNNNNNNNNNNNNNNNNNNNNNNNNNNNNNNNNNNNNNNNNNNNNNNNNNNNNNNNNNNNNNNNNNNNNNNNNNNNNNNNNNNNNNNNNNNNNNNNNNNNNNNNNNNNNNNNNNNNNNNNNNNNNNNNNNNNNNNNNNNNNNNNNNNNNNNNNNNNNNNNNNNNNNNNNNNNNNNNNNNNNNNNNNNNNNNNNNNNNNNNNNNNNNNNNNNNNNNNNNNNNNNNNNNNNNNNNNNNNNNNNNNNNNNNNNNNNNNNNNNNNNNNNNNNNNNNNNNNNNNNNNNNNNNNNNNNNNNNNNNNNNNNNNNNNNNNNNNNNNNNNNNNNNNNNNNNNNNNNNNNNNNNNNNNNNNNNNNNNNNNNNNNNNNNNNNNNNNNNNNNNNNNNNNNNNNNNNNNNNNNNNNNNNNNNNNNNNNNNNNNNNNNNNNNNNNNNNNNNNNNNNNNNNNNNNNNNNNNNNNNNNNNNNNNNNNNNNNNNNNNNNNNNNNNNNNNNNNNNNNNNNNNNNNNNNNNNNNNNNNNNNNNNNNNNNNNNNNNNNNNNNNNNNNNNNNNNNNNNNNNNNNNNNNNNNNNNNNNNNNNNNNNNNNNNNNNNNNNNNNNNNNNNNNNNNNNNNNNNNNNNNNNNNNNNNNNNNNNNNNNNNNNNNNNNNNNNNNNNNNNNNNNNNNNNNNNNNNNNNNNNNNNNNNNNNNNNNNNNNNNNNNNNNNNNNNNNNNNNNNNNNNNNNNNNNNNNNNNNNNNNNNNNNNNNNNNNNNNNNNNNNNNNNNNNNNNNNNNNNNNNNNNNNNNNNNNNNNNNNNNNNNNNNNNNNNNNNNNNNNNNNNNNNNNNNNNNNNNNNNNNNNNNNNNNNNNNNNNNNNNNNNNNNNNNNNNNNNNNNNNNNNNNNNNNNNNNNNNNNNNNNNNNNNNNNNNNNNNNNNNNNNNNNNNNNNNNNNNNNNNNNNNNNNNNNNNNNNNNNNNNNNNNNNNNNNNNNNNNNNNNNNNNNNNNNNNNNNNNNNNNNNNNNNNNNNNNNNNNNNNNNNNNNNNNNNNNNNNNNNNNNNNNNNNNNNNNNNNNNNNNNNNNNNNNNNNNNNNNNNNNNNNNNNNNNNNNNNNNNNNNNNNNNNNNNNNNNNNNNNNNNNNNNNNNNNNNNNNNNNNNNNNNNNNNNNNNNNNNNNNNNNNNNNNNNNNNNNNNNNNNNNNNNNNNNNNNNNNNNNNNNNNNNNNNNNNNNNNNNNNNNNNNNNNNNNNNNNNNNNNNNNNNNNNNNNNNNNNNNNNNNNNNNNNNNNNNNNNNNNNNNNNNNNNNNNNNNNNNNNNNNNNNNNNNNNNNNNNNNNNNNNNNNNNNNNNNNNNNNNNNNNNNNNNNNNNNNNNNNNNNNNNNNNNNNNNNNNNNNNNNNNNNNNNNNNNNNNNNNNNNNNNNNNNNNNNNNNNNNNNNNNNNNNNNNNNNNNNNNNNNNNNNNNNNNNNNNNNNNNNNNNNNNNNNNNNNNNNNNNNNNNNNNNNNNNNNNNNNNNNNNNNNNNNNNNNNNNNNNNNNNNNNNNNNNNNNNNNNNNNNNNNNNNNNNNNNNNNNNNNNNNNNNNNNNNNNNNNNNNNNNNNNNNNNNNNNNNNNNNNNNNNNNNNNNNNNNNNNNNNNNNNNNNNNNNNNNNNNNNNNNNNNNNNNNNNNNNNNNNNNNNNNNNNNNNNNNNNNNNNNNNNNNNNNNNNNNNNNNNNNNNNNNNNNNNNNNNNNNNNNNNNNNNNNNNNNNNNNNNNNNNNNNNNNNNNNNNNNNNNNNNNNNNNNNNNNNNNNNNNNNNNNNNNNNNNNNNNNNNNNNNNNNNNNNNNNNNNNNNNNNNNNNNNNNNNNNNNNNNNNNNNNNNNNNNNNNNNNNNNNNNNNNNNNNNNNNNNNNNNNNNNNNNNNNNNNNNNNNNNNNNNNNNNNNNNNNNNNNNNNNNNNNNNNNNNNNNNNNNNNNNNNNNNNNNNNNNNNNNNNNNNNNNNNNNNNNNNNNNNNNNNNNNNNNNNNNNNNNNNNNNNNNNNNNNNNNNNNNNNNNNNNNNNNNNNNNNNNNNNNNNNNNNNNNNNNNNNNNNNNNNNNNNNNNNNNNNNNNNNNNNNNNNNNNNNNNNNNNNNNNNNNNNNNNNNNNNNNNNNNNNNNNNNNNNNNNNNNNNNNNNNNNNNNNNNNNNNNNNNNNNNNNNNNNNNNNNNNNNNNNNNNNNNNNNNNNNNNNNNNNNNNNNNNNNNNNNNNNNNNNNNNNNNNNNNNNNNNNNNNNNNNNNNNNNNNNNNNNNNNNNNNNNNNNNNNNNNNNNNNNNNNNNNNNNNNNNNNNNNNNNNNNNNNNNNNNNNNNNNNNNNNNNNNNNNNNNNNNNNNNNNNNNNNNNNNNNNNNNNNNNNNNNNNNNNNNNNNNNNNNNNNNNNNNNNNNNNNNNNNNNNNNNNNNNNNNNNNNNNNNNNNNNNNNNNNNNNNNNNNNNNNNNNNNNNNNNNNNNNNNNNNNNNNNNNNNNNNNNNNNNNNNNNNNNNNNNNNNNNNNNNNNNNNNNNNNNNNNNNNNNNNNNNNNNNNNNNNNNNNNNNNNNNNNNNNNNNNNNNNNNNNNNNNNNNNNNNNNNNNNNNNNNNNNNNNNNNNNNNNNNNNNNNNNNNNNNNNNNNNNNNNNNNNNNNNNNNNNNNNNNNNNNNNNNNNNNNNNNNNNNNNNNNNNNNNNNNNNNNNNNNNNNNNNNNNNNNNNNNNNNNNNNNNNAAATAGAATAAAGTGTATAAATGCCGGACCAATAATAAAGTCCAATTTCTATGGAACTTGAAAGGATAGGTCAGATCTGGTGAGCATTCAACACATGAAGTAAAATGGTGGAGCATCTAATATCCACTAGCCCAAACACTACTATTACATCATGAAATTGGCTAGTTTGACGCTAGCTGCCAGCATACGGCAACCCTCTTCCTTTATCCAGGCTTAGAACAGACGAACTTTTACAACATACACAgcatctaagttgctcggactcttcaaaaatgtctacggatatgtgtcggatcctccaaaaatacactattttttgaagaatccgacacgggtgcggcaacatttttgaagagtccgagcaacttagcacAGCATAAGGTAGAGAGGCCTGTTTCCAGTAGATCCTCGACTCAAGTAAAAATATTAGAAAGCAGTTCTAAAAAGGAAAACAACTAGAGAGAAAAAGCCAAGACAAAATGCGAAGAGAGTATGACAAAGAATACTGAAAGGGAACAATTACTACAAGAAAATACTACGATAATCTCAATGCAAAAAACATCAAATAGTCACAGAATGGAATAACAAGAAACTCTCAAAGTAATACTACGACTACTAAAAGGAATAAGTGAAACAACTCTCCACTACCTAACTAACCATCTAACTTGATCCAAACTTTTATGAACTAAAAATCAAATATAGGAGAAAGTGAGAGATGACATACCATCCTCTTAGGAATGAAGAACATCCATTGTCATCACCATGATAGCCATAGCCATCGCCACCGCCGTGGTACATGTgctgaggtggtggtggtggagggTATTGATCATTAAAGTAGCCCTGATAACTATGGGTCCCAGGAGGTGGAGGTGGAGGAGGGTAGCCCCCTCCATTGTAGAACCCTGGTGGCTGTGGCATCCCCGGTGGTGGGTATCCTTGTGGTTGGGGAGGCGGTGGTCCATGCCCTAAACATATTGTCAATTCAAACACAAACAAGTTCAATCGCAACAATCAATTGACAAATTCCCTACTACTAGCAATTTAGTACTCCTTAGTCCCTACATCCCAATTTACACCGCACTAATGAAATTTCGAGAGTCAACAAGGTTTTTACCAGAATTTTGCTATgtctttaaaatattataagttattaAGTATTATACATAtagtattttatataattttcaaatatataaatttgatttaaaaaaactTACCCCAGAGTCCACTTCATCCCgaggtagcggtatgaactgcCCTATATTCCAACCTTctcaaaccccactttgtgggaatatactaggtaggttgttgttttatttttaaaaatttaaaaccttcTATGTCTGAATTCATGGTCAAAGTttacaaatttgaatttcaaaattccaactataccacataaattgggacaaagtATTGAAACTTGGGTGATCATGAAAATTGGGGGTTTATATTGTAACTTTCACCTAAAAGGAGCAATACATACAAGAACAAACATGCAGGATGCACTTACAATGGTATTCTATATTGCAACTTGCCTAAACGAAGAGAAACAAgaactagaagaaaaatatttggcAAAAAGAGGTTGAATCTTGGGTGAATTTTTACAAATGTTATTGATACAATAAATTGTAGTTAATCAGTGTGATATGTATTACTTTTATGCAGTTATCAATtatatatctatcatttcaaaaaACTTAACGCTCCTATGTCTGAATTCACTATTGAAGTTTAGAAACTTGAATATCGAGATTTCAACTGTCACAAAAATTGGGACAGATGGAGATATCAAAGATTGAAACTTGGGTGTTCTTGAAATGGTAAACATATTTTGCAACTTGCctaaaagaagaggaaaaacATATAAGAACTAGAAGAATGGATGATTAACCAAATTTACTGGTGAAATATTTGGCATAAAAAAGGTTGAATCTTGGGTGATTTTTAATAAATGTTATCGATATAACAAATTgcctaaaaaataatttgattgaCTGACCTAATTTACAAGACATAAAAAAGGTGGAAAATAGGGAAATCTTGAAATAGAGTATGTTAATGATATTGTAAGATAGATACCTGGTGGAGGGTAGTCAGGGTAGGGACTTTCATGAACATGTTGGTAGCTCATTCTGATTGTGTTTTGCCTGGTTGATGGAGAGTAGTTGTGATCTTGAATGAAATGAATTGAGAGGAGGAAGGGGCAGATGAGTTAAATACAGGGACGTTGAAACTTAGTTGTTAAGGTGGAGGAAATAAGTACTGGCACGTCAGAAAGATAATTTAAGGGTCATTCTCAACACTATCATAGTCATTCACATGTTGGCAGCACAAAAACAGCCAGGGGTATTTTAATTCAGAAAATTACGTTGGCTCAAAGCATGATAATCATGATTAGGGACGGAAATGGTTTGATATTTGAAACTTGGATTTGgtattttaatatttgatttttaacaAATACTATATTATCATTAAACTAaattaattcaatattatttattattttgaattttagtaTCGATATTTTGTGATACTATAAATCGATTGCTAAATGTAGCAATATATATTCAAAAGAAAGTACAAACAAATCTCTTTGTTAatcagttaaaaaaaaaatttcaatcaaaataGAGTAGTCAAAATTCTAACgtataaatattttgttttataCTAATAATAAGTTGTGCattgttaatattttaataatatataagtTACTATGCAATTATGTACTTCAGTACG is a genomic window containing:
- the LOC107876264 gene encoding cysteine-rich and transmembrane domain-containing protein WIH2: MSYQHVHESPYPDYPPPGHGPPPPQPQGYPPPGMPQPPGFYNGGGYPPPPPPPGTHSYQGYFNDQYPPPPPPQHMYHGGGDGYGYHGDDNGCSSFLRGCLATLCCCCLLEECSRCF